One window from the genome of Pedobacter schmidteae encodes:
- the rpsU gene encoding 30S ribosomal protein S21, with the protein MIIINIKDGESLDKALKRFKKKFEKTGVLRELRSRQAYEKKSVARRTQVKHAIYKQNMQLEGTI; encoded by the coding sequence ATGATCATTATTAATATTAAAGACGGCGAATCATTAGATAAGGCGTTAAAACGTTTCAAAAAGAAATTTGAAAAAACTGGGGTGTTAAGAGAATTACGTAGCCGTCAAGCTTATGAGAAAAAATCAGTAGCTCGTCGTACACAGGTTAAACACGCTATTTATAAGCAAAACATGCAACTTGAAGGAACAATTTAA
- a CDS encoding acyl-CoA dehydrogenase, protein MLETMDNSVGYNFSISENQEMIRGMVRDFAEKNIRPKLMEWDEAQYFPIDVFKQLGELGLMGVLVPEVYGGSGFGYQEYVDVIVEVAKVCGSVGLSVAAHNSLCTGHILAFGNESQKQKWLPKLASAQWIGAWGLTEANTGSDALRMMTTAVLEGDEYVINGSKNWITHGKTGDVAVVMVRTGEKGSANGISAIVVERGTPGFSAGKKENKLGMRASETTEMIFDNCRVPAANLLGKEGEGFKQAMKVLDGGRISIAALSLGIAKGAYEAAVAYAKERHQFGQPIANFQGISFKLADMATEIEAAELLIRQAADLKNRGLPMTKESAMAKYFASEVSVKCATEAVQIFGGYGYTKDFPVEKFYRDSKLCTIGEGTSEIQKIVIAREVLKG, encoded by the coding sequence ATGTTAGAAACGATGGATAATTCTGTAGGCTACAATTTTAGTATTTCAGAAAATCAGGAAATGATCAGAGGAATGGTACGGGATTTTGCCGAGAAAAATATCAGACCGAAATTGATGGAATGGGATGAAGCGCAATATTTTCCGATTGACGTTTTTAAACAATTGGGTGAACTTGGACTAATGGGCGTGTTGGTTCCGGAGGTTTACGGAGGTTCGGGCTTTGGTTACCAGGAGTATGTAGACGTGATTGTAGAGGTTGCAAAGGTGTGCGGCTCGGTAGGTTTGTCGGTTGCAGCGCACAACTCATTGTGTACCGGGCATATCCTGGCTTTTGGCAATGAGTCGCAAAAGCAAAAATGGCTACCCAAGCTGGCCTCCGCACAATGGATTGGCGCATGGGGCCTAACTGAAGCCAATACAGGGTCCGATGCTTTGCGAATGATGACTACAGCGGTGCTGGAAGGAGATGAGTATGTGATTAATGGTTCAAAGAACTGGATTACCCATGGTAAAACAGGAGATGTTGCTGTGGTTATGGTACGTACGGGCGAAAAAGGGTCTGCAAACGGTATTTCTGCAATTGTAGTTGAACGTGGAACCCCGGGATTTTCGGCTGGTAAAAAGGAAAATAAGTTGGGGATGAGGGCTTCGGAAACTACAGAAATGATATTTGATAATTGCCGCGTTCCTGCTGCAAACCTATTGGGTAAAGAAGGAGAAGGATTTAAACAGGCCATGAAAGTGCTGGATGGCGGAAGAATATCCATTGCGGCCTTGTCGCTGGGAATTGCCAAAGGTGCTTACGAGGCTGCAGTAGCTTATGCCAAAGAGCGTCATCAGTTTGGTCAGCCGATAGCCAATTTTCAAGGCATTAGCTTTAAGCTGGCAGATATGGCTACCGAGATTGAGGCAGCAGAGTTGTTGATCAGACAAGCAGCCGATTTAAAGAACCGTGGGTTGCCTATGACCAAAGAATCGGCCATGGCCAAGTATTTTGCATCGGAGGTATCTGTAAAATGTGCCACCGAGGCCGTACAGATTTTTGGTGGTTATGGCTACACCAAAGACTTCCCGGTAGAGAAATTCTATCGCGACAGCAAATTGTGCACAATAGGTGAGGGGACCTCAGAAATACAGAAAATTGTAATTGCGAGGGAAGTATTGAAAGGTTAA
- a CDS encoding adenine phosphoribosyltransferase — protein MIESKIKQTVRDVNDFPKPGIVFKDITPILKGPALCRAIAEALAERVKELEIDVVAGIESRGFLFGPQLAEILNVPFIPIRKVGKLPYKTVQQSYDLEYGSATIEVHEDALAKGQKVLIHDDLLATGGTVVAASKLMMQLGATVAGYSFIISLDFLNGRQRLAPYNSQVFSLASY, from the coding sequence ATGATTGAATCAAAAATAAAACAAACGGTACGAGATGTAAACGATTTTCCTAAACCGGGAATTGTTTTTAAAGACATTACCCCAATCTTGAAAGGTCCTGCTTTGTGCAGAGCTATTGCCGAGGCGCTGGCCGAACGGGTAAAGGAATTGGAGATAGATGTGGTGGCGGGAATCGAAAGTCGTGGTTTTTTGTTTGGCCCACAGCTGGCAGAAATTTTGAATGTGCCCTTTATCCCAATAAGGAAAGTAGGAAAGCTGCCTTATAAAACGGTACAGCAATCGTACGACCTTGAATACGGATCGGCAACCATAGAAGTACATGAGGATGCCCTGGCAAAGGGACAGAAGGTATTGATACACGATGATTTGCTGGCTACGGGCGGCACTGTGGTTGCAGCATCTAAATTGATGATGCAGTTGGGCGCAACAGTTGCAGGATATTCTTTTATCATTAGCCTGGATTTTTTAAATGGAAGGCAACGACTGGCACCTTATAACTCCCAGGTGTTTTCTTTGGCCTCGTATTAA